The genomic window CTATAATCCGATATCGGTCGATACGCAGGAGGATTTGGATAAGGTTAGATCTATGGTGGGAGGGTAGAGGTTTATGGCAGAGAGCAAAAAGGGCCTTAAGACAAAGTTCATATTCGTTACCGGAGGTGTGGTGAGCTCGCTTGGCAAGGGGCTGGCCAGCGCCTCCATAGGAACGCTTCTCGAGTCCAGGGGGCTTAACATCACTATCCAGAAACTGGACCCATATATAAATGTCGACCCGGGCACCATGAGCCCGTTTCAGCACGGCGAGGTCTTTGTAACAGACGACGGCGCGGAGACGGACTTGGACCTCGGGCACTACGAACGCTTTACCAACGCCAGCCTTACGCGTAAAAACAACTACACCACCGGCCAGATATACAACACCATCATCACAAAAGAGAGAAGAGGGGATTACCTTGGCGGCACGGTGCAGGTTGTGCCGCACGTGACAGACGAGATAAAGACGAGCATACTCGGGCTCTCGGACAATGCCGACGTATCCATCGTTGAGATCGGCGGCACGGTCGGCGACATAGAGAGCCTGCCGTTTCTCGAGGCCATAAGGCAATTAAGGTTCGACCTTGGCAAGGAAAACGTAATGTACGTGCACTTAACGCTCGTGCCCTATATAGCGAGCGCAGGGGAGCTTAAGACC from Deltaproteobacteria bacterium includes these protein-coding regions:
- a CDS encoding CTP synthase, with amino-acid sequence MAESKKGLKTKFIFVTGGVVSSLGKGLASASIGTLLESRGLNITIQKLDPYINVDPGTMSPFQHGEVFVTDDGAETDLDLGHYERFTNASLTRKNNYTTGQIYNTIITKERRGDYLGGTVQVVPHVTDEIKTSILGLSDNADVSIVEIGGTVGDIESLPFLEAIRQLRFDLGKENVMYVHLTLVPYIASAGELKTKPTQHSVNKLREIGIQPDVILCRSEKPLSPDLKGKIALFCNVDRDSVISAMDVKCIYEVPLVFHEEKLDEKIIRTLNIWTRSPKLEQWEKMVKKYYSLKHEVTIGIVGKYVDVQDSYKSLH